TTGAAGCCGTAGCCGGCGAACTTGTCGATCAAGTCGAACAGCTCGTTCGCCTGTTTCCTGTCGATGCCGGACACTTCCAGGCACCCGTCGCAGAAGCGGGTGCGCTGCGCATCCATTTCCGCCTGAACCTTCTTGCCCATCGCACGGCGCAGCAGGTCGGCATCGCCGAGCGAGTAGCCGGCGAGGATCTGCGCGGCCTGCATCACCTGTTCCTGATAGACGAAAATGCCGTATGTTTCCGCCAGGATGCCTTCCAGCTTGGGATGCGGGTACTCGATCGGCACCTCGCCCGCCTTGCGCTTGCCGAACAGCGGGATGTTGTCCATCGGGCCGGGGCGGTAGAGCGAGACGAGGGCGATGATATCCTCGAACTTGGTCGGCTTCACCGCGGTCAGCGTGCGGCGCATGCCTTCCGATTCCAGCTGGAAAACGCCGACCGTGTCGCCGCGCTTGAGCAGGTCGAAGACGCCCGGATCGTCCCACGCCAGCGCGCCGAGGTCGATTTCGACCCCGCGCCGGGCGAGGAGGTCGACTGCCTTCTGGAGCACCGACAGTGTCTTCAGCCCGAGGAAGTCGAATTTCACCAGTCCGCTCGATTCGACATATTTCATGTCGAACTGGGTCACTGGCATGTCAGAGCGCGGATCGCGGTAAAGAGGCACGAGCCTGGCCAGCGGGCGGTCGCCGATCACCACGCCCGCCGCGTGGGTCGAGCTGTTGCGAGGTAGCCCTTCCAGCTGCAACGCCAGGTCGACGAGGCGCTTCACCTCGTTGTCGTTGCTGTATTCGCGCTTGAATTCCGCCGCGCCGTTCAGTGCACGCGGCAACGTCCACGGGTCGGTCGGGTGGTTCGGCACCATCTTGCAGAGCCGGTCGACATGACCGTAGCTCATCTGCAGGATACGCCCGCAATCGCGCAGCACGGCGCGGGCCTTCATCTTGCCGAAAGTGATGATCTGCGCAACGTGATCGGCGCCGTATTTCGCCTGCACGTAGCGGATCACCTCGCCGCGGCGCGTTTCGCAGAAGTCGATGTCGAAGTCGGGCATCGACACGCGTTCCGGGTTGAGGAAGCGTTCGAACAGCAGGCCCAGTTTCAGCGGGTCGAGGTCCGTGATGGTCAGCGCCCAGGCGACCAGGCTGCCTGCGCCCGACCCGCGCCCCGGGCCCACGGGAATGCCATTGTCCTTGGCCCACTTGATGAAGTCCGCAACAATCAGGAAGTAGCCGGGAAAGCCCATCCCGACGATAATCTCGACTTCGAAATCGAGCCGGTCGAAATAGGCCTTGCGCTCTTCGACGGACATTTCGCCATAGGGTTCGAGCCGCGCTTCGAGGCCCTTGCGCGCATCCTCCGCCAGCATCTTCGCCTCGCCTTCGAGGTCGCCGGCAAGGCTCGGCAAGATGGGCGGGCGCTTGGGCGGGGCGACGGCGCACCGCTGCGCCACGACCAGCGTGTTGGCGAGCGCTTCTGGAATGTCGGCGAAAGCCTCTTCCATCATCCGCTCGGACTTCACGAAGCTGTCCTTCGCGCTGCGCGGCCGGTCTTCCGCCTCGATATGGGTCGAATTGGCGATGCACAGCATCGCGTCGTGTGCCGCGTAGAAATGCGGATCGGCGAAGTTGGCGGGATTGGTGGCGACGAGCGGCAGGTCGCGGGCATAGGCGAGATCGATCAGCGCTTCCTCGGCGGCAATCTCCACCGCATTCCCGCGCCGCGCGAGCTCGATATAGAGACGCTGCGGAAACAGGCTTTCGAGGCGCGAGAGCAGCGCCTCTGCATGATCGGCCTGCCCGTCTGCCAACAGCCGCGTCAGCCCGCCCTCGCTCGCGCCGGTGAGCGCGATCAGACCATCGGTCTGGCCTTCCAGATCGTCCAGCCGGACGTGCGGTTCCAGCTCCAGCGGCCGGTCCAGATGCGCGCGGCTGACGAGATGGCACAAGTTGTCCCACCCCGCCTCGTCCTGCGCATAGAGCGGCAGGTAATCGACGCCGGCCCCGCCCTGTTCCCGCGCCACGCCCAGCAGCGTACCGACGATGGGCTGGATCCCCTCGTCGAAGCAGGCGGCAGCGAAGGCGACCGAGCCGTAAAGCCCGTTGCGGTCGCAGATAGCGATTGCGGGGAAACTGCGCTCCTTCGCCAGCTTGGCAATGGCCTTGGGCTCGATTGCCCCCTCCAGCATCGAATAGCTGGAAAGGACGCGTAAAGGGACGAAGGGAGCGAAAGCCATGGCGCCAATATGCGAACGCCGGCGGGATTCGCCAAGGCGCAGCGTGCGCCTATCCCCTCACTTCTCCTCCGCTTGTCCGATCTTCCGGCGGGTGTCGCGCATTGTCGAGAAAGCGCCGTAGATCACGAGGACCGCGAGGAATGTCTACACCCACACGGGGATGTTCCGCCCTACTATCGCAAGATAGAGATAGGCCGACACGAAGAAGAACCCGGCCAGCGGCGTGGGCACCACCGTCGATTGCCCCCCCTCGCCCCGGTCAGTCTTCGCGCGGGAAATCGGGCCGGCCCGCCAGCGCGGCGACCTCTTCGGCGTGGTATTCGCGGTCGCCCGCCTTCTCGATGTAATAGGCCCGGCGTTCTTCGGCGGGCAGCAGCATCATGTGGCGGACCAGATCCGCAAACGTGCCGCTACGTAGGCCCTTGGCGCTGTCGCGCACGCCGCCGCCATCGTCCTTGCGGTGGAGCGAGGCGCGGTCGTCCCACGCGAAGCCCTCGTGCTCGGTGCTGTCGCCGTCGAATGTGCTGGGATGGTCGCTCATGAAATTCCTCCGGTGTTTGGGAGGTAACGCACCGCAGCGTGAGGCGTTTCCTATCGGAGCACGCCGTCGTGCAGGCGGACCACCCGGTCCATCTTCGCCGCCAGCCGCTCGTTATGGGTGGCGACGAGCGCGGCGCTGCCTTCACCCCGAACCAGCGCGAGGAACTGTTCGAGCACCTTGTCGGAGGTATGTTCGTCCAAATTACCCGTCGGCTCGTCAGCCAGCACGAGCCGCGGCTTGTTGGCAAGCGCGCGGGCGACCGCCACGCGCTGCTGTTCGCCGCCGGAAAGCTGGCTCGGCCGGTGATCGAGCCGGTGGCCGAGGCCGAGGGAGGTAAGAAGCTCGCCGGCGCGCGCTTCCGCCGCGTCTTTCGGCACTTCGGCCACCAGTTGCGGGAGGACCACGTTCTCGCTCGCGTTGAAATCCGGCAGCAGGTGGTGGAACTGGTAGACGAAGCCGAGGTGGTCGCGGCGCAGTCTCGTGCGTTCGTCGCCGTCCATCTTTTCCGCCGCTTCGCCCGCGATGCGGATGGAGCCGCCAAAGCCGCCTTCCAGCAGGCCGACGGCCTGCAGCATGGTCGACTTGCCCGAACCCGACGGCCCGAGCAGGGCGACGATCTCGCCCGGCTGGATGACGAGGTCGATGCCGCGCAGCACGTCGATGCGCACTCCGCCCTGCTCGAAACTGCGGGTCAGGCCGCGAAGTTCGACGACCGGGCTACTCATAACGCAGCACCTGCACCGGATCCGTGCTGGCGGCACGGCGCGCCGGATAGAGCGTGGCGATGAAACTGAAGACCAGTGCCATGACGCAGATCGCAACGATCTCTGCCGGATCGACGCGCGCGGGCAGCTCGGTCAGGAAACGCACTTCCGGGTTCCACAATTCGACCCCCATCATCCACTGCACGCCTTCGATGATCCCCTGCCGAAAGAACAGCAGGACGAGGCCGAGGACGACCCCGGCGATGGTGCCGAGCGCGCCGATCAGGAAGCCGGCGGTAACGAAGATTTTCAGCAGGCTGCGCCGCGTCGCGCCCATCGTGCGCATGATGGCGATATCGCGGGTCTTGGCGCGCACAAGCATGATCAGGCTGGACAGGATGTTGAACACCGCCACCAGCACGATAATCGACAGGATCACGAACATCGCCACCCGTTCGATCTCCAGCGCCTCGAACAGCGAGCTGTTGATGCTTTTCCAGTCGGTCACGACGGCGCGTCCGGCCAGGCTTTCCGTCACCGGGGCCAGCGTCTGCGTGACCGAATCCGGATCGTCGGTCATCACCTCGATCATGCCGACGGTGTCGCCGATCAGCAGCAGGGTCTGCGCGTCCTTCATCGGCATGACGACAAAGGTCTGGTCGAAATCGTACACCCCGACCTCGAAAATCGCCGCGACTTCGTAGCCGATCTGGCGCGGAACGGTGCCGAAGGGCGTGGAGCGGCCCTGCGGGTTGATGATTGTGAGCGTCTGGCCCAGCTGGAGGCCCAGGTTCTGCGCCAGCCGCGACCCGATGGCGACCTTGTTGGACCCCGGCTGCAGTGCGCCGAGGTCGCCTTGCAGCAGGTTCGGCTCAAGCCGGTCGATATCCGCCTGCAGGTTGCCGCGGGCCATGATTGCGGCGGCGCGGCCTTCGTAACTGGCGAGCAGCGGCTGCTCGATCAGCGGCGAAGCACGGGTGACGCCCGGCGTATCGCGCACTTCCTTGAGGATATCTTCCCAGTTTTCCAGCTGGTTGCCGTAGGCCTGGATAACCGCGTGGCCGTTCAGGCCGCTGAACTTGTCCAGCAATTCGGCGCGGAAGCCGTTCATCACGCTCATTACGATGACGAGCGCGGCCACGCCCAGCATCACCGCGACCAGGCTGATGCCCGCGACGAGCGCAATGAAGCCCTCGCTGCGGCCGGGCAGCATATATCGTTTGGCGATGGTCCATTCGAAGGGGGAGAGGATCAAAGCGTGCGCGCCGTGAAGGAAGGTTCGGAATTCAGCATGAATGCAGCGCGCAGTTACCCATCCCGCCCCTGAAGGGCAACTGAATTGGCGCTGCCCTTTCCGCTAGTAAGTCCGCGTGCCGTCTACCAATGGATACCGACGGCGGGGTAGGCGAAGACGCCGCACAATGCGGCCGGGGTAACGATACTGGCGACATTGGCTAAAATCGGCAGCGCAAGCCGGACATCCGCGTGGCGAGGCTACAGCTTCGTCGCGGTGGTCATGGCACTTGCGACGATGCTGGTGGTAGCCAGCCTGCTGGCCCACCAGGCAGCAGGCGAGCGCGATGCCGCCACGCGCCAGCTGCGCACGACGCAGCAAGTCCTTTCGGCAACGAGCGAGCTGGAAATCCAGCTGTTGCAGGCCGTGCGCGGTCAGCGCGGATATTTGCTGACGGGCGACCGGATGTTCCTCCAGCCGTTCGAAGAGGCCCGGCCACAAATCGCCGGACGTCTGGAACAGTTGGAGATTGCCACCCGTAGCGATGCGCCCCGGCATGAAATGGTCGGGGAAATACGCGACAAGTCGAACCTGCTGTTGCAGGATCTGTCGGACACCATCGCCAACCAGGCCGATGGCGATCACGACGGCGCGGTCGACCGCACCGCCATCGCCGATGGTCGCCGCCAGATCGAAAGCGTCTCGGCGAGCATCTTGCAGTTCGAACAGTCGGAACGCGAACTGCTGGAAACGAGGCTCGCCAGCGCCAACGCCGCCGCGGCGGAAACCGAAAACTATCAATATAGCCTGACGCTGGTCGGCTTCCTCCTTCTCGCACTCGGAATATCCGTCCTCGTTTCGCTCAAGCGGTCCGTGCGGCGCGAATCCGAAATCCGCAACGAGCTTCGCAGAATTGCGGCGACCGACGAGCTTACGGGTCTCGCCAACCGGCGCGAGTTCCTCGCTGCGCTGGATCGCGCCGTCGCCGGGGCCAAACGGCGCCGTGCCCCGCTCGCCGTGGCCATGCTCGACATCGACCATTTCAAACGGATCAACGACACCTTCGGGCATCCCGCGGGCGATGCCGTGTTGCGCCGGGTCGCCCTGACTGCGGTCGATATCGTCCGCGCGGAAGACCTTGTCGGCAGACTTGGCGGAGAGGAGTTCGCCG
This sequence is a window from Alteriqipengyuania flavescens. Protein-coding genes within it:
- the dnaE gene encoding DNA polymerase III subunit alpha codes for the protein MAFAPFVPLRVLSSYSMLEGAIEPKAIAKLAKERSFPAIAICDRNGLYGSVAFAAACFDEGIQPIVGTLLGVAREQGGAGVDYLPLYAQDEAGWDNLCHLVSRAHLDRPLELEPHVRLDDLEGQTDGLIALTGASEGGLTRLLADGQADHAEALLSRLESLFPQRLYIELARRGNAVEIAAEEALIDLAYARDLPLVATNPANFADPHFYAAHDAMLCIANSTHIEAEDRPRSAKDSFVKSERMMEEAFADIPEALANTLVVAQRCAVAPPKRPPILPSLAGDLEGEAKMLAEDARKGLEARLEPYGEMSVEERKAYFDRLDFEVEIIVGMGFPGYFLIVADFIKWAKDNGIPVGPGRGSGAGSLVAWALTITDLDPLKLGLLFERFLNPERVSMPDFDIDFCETRRGEVIRYVQAKYGADHVAQIITFGKMKARAVLRDCGRILQMSYGHVDRLCKMVPNHPTDPWTLPRALNGAAEFKREYSNDNEVKRLVDLALQLEGLPRNSSTHAAGVVIGDRPLARLVPLYRDPRSDMPVTQFDMKYVESSGLVKFDFLGLKTLSVLQKAVDLLARRGVEIDLGALAWDDPGVFDLLKRGDTVGVFQLESEGMRRTLTAVKPTKFEDIIALVSLYRPGPMDNIPLFGKRKAGEVPIEYPHPKLEGILAETYGIFVYQEQVMQAAQILAGYSLGDADLLRRAMGKKVQAEMDAQRTRFCDGCLEVSGIDRKQANELFDLIDKFAGYGFNKSHAAAYALLAYQTAWLKAHYPEEFYAASMCFDMHQWEKLAVFVDDMRRNGIDLLPPDINESEAEYVVQPTDDGYAVRYGLGGLRNVGEKAMAAIVSEREGSGKFTSLEEMFGRLPQGCMNRRQLEALASAGAFDTLEPNRALVHDNAELLMAVVDAAERERSSGQAALFGGEDDAGSNLRLKETAEWSRPDMMAKERETFGFYFSAHPVQAYREVASANGARTYAGLMGGGTESAGRSRAVMAALVEGVNIGKTRKGKDFIRADFSDTTGQFSAACFDEELVEPFRKWAASGECVLLTVELDQPSPDEPPRVTVRGARPLGEVTSAARMLLRLDVADEAGLAQLATSVSQDAQATGEIVVRLATSEGSFVTMRLGRNFRVDGELAERLGEIPGLANVSIAARSGSDRLRLVA
- a CDS encoding ABC transporter ATP-binding protein, which translates into the protein MSSPVVELRGLTRSFEQGGVRIDVLRGIDLVIQPGEIVALLGPSGSGKSTMLQAVGLLEGGFGGSIRIAGEAAEKMDGDERTRLRRDHLGFVYQFHHLLPDFNASENVVLPQLVAEVPKDAAEARAGELLTSLGLGHRLDHRPSQLSGGEQQRVAVARALANKPRLVLADEPTGNLDEHTSDKVLEQFLALVRGEGSAALVATHNERLAAKMDRVVRLHDGVLR
- a CDS encoding lipoprotein-releasing ABC transporter permease subunit, which gives rise to MILSPFEWTIAKRYMLPGRSEGFIALVAGISLVAVMLGVAALVIVMSVMNGFRAELLDKFSGLNGHAVIQAYGNQLENWEDILKEVRDTPGVTRASPLIEQPLLASYEGRAAAIMARGNLQADIDRLEPNLLQGDLGALQPGSNKVAIGSRLAQNLGLQLGQTLTIINPQGRSTPFGTVPRQIGYEVAAIFEVGVYDFDQTFVVMPMKDAQTLLLIGDTVGMIEVMTDDPDSVTQTLAPVTESLAGRAVVTDWKSINSSLFEALEIERVAMFVILSIIVLVAVFNILSSLIMLVRAKTRDIAIMRTMGATRRSLLKIFVTAGFLIGALGTIAGVVLGLVLLFFRQGIIEGVQWMMGVELWNPEVRFLTELPARVDPAEIVAICVMALVFSFIATLYPARRAASTDPVQVLRYE
- a CDS encoding GGDEF domain-containing protein encodes the protein MALATMLVVASLLAHQAAGERDAATRQLRTTQQVLSATSELEIQLLQAVRGQRGYLLTGDRMFLQPFEEARPQIAGRLEQLEIATRSDAPRHEMVGEIRDKSNLLLQDLSDTIANQADGDHDGAVDRTAIADGRRQIESVSASILQFEQSERELLETRLASANAAAAETENYQYSLTLVGFLLLALGISVLVSLKRSVRRESEIRNELRRIAATDELTGLANRREFLAALDRAVAGAKRRRAPLAVAMLDIDHFKRINDTFGHPAGDAVLRRVALTAVDIVRAEDLVGRLGGEEFAVILPAAPAQSAFDVCERLRLAVQSSDLELETGSAISVTLSTGIAALGPHDTAESLLARADQALYDAKNGGRDRVLLAA